Proteins encoded within one genomic window of Thermoanaerobacterales bacterium:
- a CDS encoding PIN domain-containing protein, with product MNVLVDSSAVLALLNRRDAWHEAAVSALGTLARQGAALLMTNFLIAETHALLLARLGRDLAREWLLTYDWNVLSVTPGDERLAVEIIRRYQDKDFSYTDATSFAVMERHNIPLVFTFDRHFRQFGLPVVGEPETSRTAL from the coding sequence GTGAACGTCCTGGTGGATTCCAGCGCCGTCCTGGCCCTTTTGAACCGGCGGGATGCCTGGCACGAGGCCGCGGTTTCCGCTCTGGGCACCCTGGCGCGGCAGGGCGCGGCGCTGCTTATGACCAATTTCCTCATAGCGGAGACCCACGCCCTGCTGCTGGCCCGCCTCGGCCGGGACCTGGCGCGGGAATGGCTGCTGACCTACGACTGGAACGTCTTATCCGTTACTCCCGGTGATGAGCGGCTGGCGGTTGAAATCATCAGGCGGTACCAGGACAAAGACTTCTCCTACACCGACGCAACGAGTTTTGCCGTTATGGAGAGGCACAACATCCCCCTGGTCTTCACTTTCGACCGGCATTTCCGGCAATTCGGTCTTCCTGTTGTCGGCGAACCCGAGACGTCCCGGACCGCCCTGTAG
- a CDS encoding AbrB/MazE/SpoVT family DNA-binding domain-containing protein: MVIAVDEQFEVVKVTAKGQMTLPASVRNLLGIKQGDHLAVYVHGDELVLRKLAPLRKASDKDAIFRLIGRGEGPSDLAERHDVYLAEALEKETHK, from the coding sequence GTGGTGATCGCGGTGGATGAACAATTCGAGGTGGTCAAGGTAACCGCAAAGGGCCAGATGACCCTGCCCGCGTCGGTACGGAACCTTCTGGGGATCAAGCAGGGCGACCACCTGGCGGTCTACGTGCACGGCGACGAACTGGTCCTGCGCAAGCTGGCCCCGCTTAGGAAAGCCAGCGACAAGGACGCCATCTTCCGCCTGATCGGTAGAGGTGAGGGCCCCTCGGATCTGGCCGAGAGGCATGACGTCTACCTGGCGGAAGCCCTGGAGAAGGAAACGCACAAGTGA